A DNA window from bacterium contains the following coding sequences:
- a CDS encoding glycosyltransferase: protein MNILMLHPHDIYSNSEPWTVRITYLATEFVKRGHNVRLMYHLIDPRLDLKDATARQEYPFVTIPCYRHQMALIGKMRSVMEFARWADVIHFQKCFPHVSVPALWAGYRLGKPVHYDWDDWEFGIYNYNPMNRLVGASIETFERVLPRMADSVSVASEALRKMAIERGVPEARIFDGHVGADIDRFRPDIDGSRVREEHHIEGPIVLYLGQLHGAQYAELFLQAAKLVLDRGENPTFLVVGGGERFGELFQLAENYGVGHRVIFTGSVDHEVIPEYVAAADVAVACFADTPQVATKSPLKVCEYLASGKAIVASNVGEVPRMIGDAGVLVPAGDAPALADGIVQLLANKELRVRLSAKARQRAETEFNWGVTAENLLRAYDMILHETRLLYWKTGKDARSRSPFLVTPSGAPRGIPTSKWVKPPAAKTETAPIPAAKADPKKSGGGNGVPRGSTGGNGNGNGSREFVASAPAARPEKVDAKSASDAPGDGEKVPEGFVPVQFVTTKIKTSDAGGLAVATSETTAIPARETTPDAPSVHDEEKPRPSRLANGNGKSNGNGSARVPNGNGAANGKSTSNGSANGNDPNGGGENDPGTNGNAAKKRVDPFANKGARPPLPKIANPPKPLDYNLGPFAPLRGFIEANLDVVGVLDGRFAYIGPHTVQFDPTDMCPNDCIACWCRSPLLLDKLMPWEEQKQRLDLSILEDVLDDLVATGTKEIYIAGGGEPMAYPKILQLCESIKKRGLICNINTSFINVTKDVAHELARMKVDYMTVSVWAGTPETYVLTHPSKTEEAFWDLKEALTYLNEVKDVVPYIKTYHVLSNLNFHEMKKMVDFAIDTRSESIEWTLVDTMPDRTDSLLLSAEQSKWLYEEALRIKQWIVGDEKEARVHLFMFDQFLNRISGDHTTRGEHDRLVIDSMPCTVGWQFARVLANGNINSCLKSHRIPTGSLYQKRFMDIWTNEKQEEFREKTNVYTKADPWFSNIGNDPNAKCGCYKSCDDLGRIKHMYNRVRGLSRTQLAVLRAAQVWLRATGQYIGSEKMQPRIEKRRADVRARLSG from the coding sequence ATGAACATTCTGATGCTTCATCCGCACGACATCTACTCGAATTCCGAGCCGTGGACCGTCCGCATCACGTATCTCGCGACGGAATTCGTGAAGCGCGGCCACAACGTGCGTCTGATGTATCACCTCATCGACCCGCGCCTTGACCTTAAGGACGCGACCGCGCGCCAGGAATATCCGTTCGTCACGATTCCCTGCTATCGCCACCAGATGGCGCTTATCGGCAAGATGCGTTCGGTCATGGAATTCGCGCGCTGGGCGGACGTGATCCATTTCCAGAAGTGTTTCCCGCACGTGTCCGTGCCGGCGCTCTGGGCGGGCTATCGCCTCGGCAAGCCGGTCCACTACGACTGGGACGACTGGGAATTCGGCATCTACAATTACAATCCCATGAACCGCCTCGTCGGCGCGTCCATCGAAACGTTCGAGCGCGTCCTGCCGCGCATGGCCGATTCCGTCTCTGTCGCGTCGGAGGCGCTGCGCAAGATGGCGATCGAGCGCGGCGTGCCCGAGGCGCGTATCTTCGACGGCCACGTCGGCGCGGACATCGACCGCTTCCGGCCGGATATCGACGGATCGCGCGTGCGCGAGGAGCACCACATCGAAGGGCCGATCGTGCTCTATCTCGGGCAGCTTCACGGCGCGCAATACGCCGAACTGTTCCTGCAGGCGGCCAAGCTCGTGCTCGACCGCGGCGAGAATCCGACGTTCCTCGTGGTCGGCGGGGGCGAGCGTTTCGGCGAGCTTTTCCAACTCGCGGAAAACTACGGTGTCGGCCACCGCGTCATCTTCACCGGCAGCGTCGATCACGAAGTCATTCCCGAATACGTCGCGGCGGCGGACGTCGCGGTCGCGTGCTTCGCGGATACGCCGCAGGTTGCAACCAAGTCACCCCTGAAGGTCTGCGAGTATCTCGCAAGCGGCAAGGCGATCGTGGCAAGCAACGTCGGCGAGGTGCCGCGTATGATCGGCGACGCGGGCGTCCTCGTTCCCGCGGGTGACGCGCCGGCGCTGGCCGACGGCATCGTGCAACTTCTGGCGAATAAGGAGTTGCGCGTTCGCCTGTCCGCGAAAGCCCGGCAGCGCGCCGAAACCGAGTTCAACTGGGGCGTCACCGCGGAAAACCTGCTGCGTGCGTACGACATGATTTTGCACGAAACGCGGCTGCTCTACTGGAAGACGGGCAAGGATGCGCGCTCGCGCTCGCCGTTCCTCGTCACCCCGTCGGGCGCGCCGCGCGGAATTCCGACCTCCAAATGGGTCAAGCCGCCGGCGGCGAAAACGGAGACGGCGCCGATCCCGGCCGCGAAGGCGGACCCGAAAAAGTCCGGCGGCGGAAACGGCGTGCCGCGAGGCTCGACAGGCGGCAACGGTAACGGCAACGGTTCGCGCGAATTCGTGGCAAGCGCGCCGGCGGCAAGACCCGAAAAGGTCGATGCGAAATCCGCCTCGGATGCGCCCGGCGATGGCGAAAAGGTTCCCGAAGGCTTCGTCCCGGTTCAATTCGTGACGACGAAAATCAAGACGTCCGACGCGGGCGGCCTTGCGGTGGCGACAAGCGAGACGACCGCGATTCCCGCGCGCGAGACCACGCCGGATGCGCCGTCGGTTCACGACGAGGAAAAACCGCGTCCGAGTCGCCTGGCCAATGGCAACGGCAAGTCGAACGGCAACGGGTCGGCCCGCGTCCCGAATGGAAACGGTGCGGCCAACGGCAAGTCCACGTCCAACGGTTCCGCGAACGGAAATGACCCAAACGGCGGTGGCGAAAACGATCCCGGCACGAACGGCAACGCGGCGAAAAAACGCGTCGATCCGTTCGCGAACAAGGGCGCGCGGCCGCCGCTTCCGAAGATCGCAAATCCGCCAAAACCGCTCGATTACAACCTGGGCCCGTTTGCGCCGTTGCGTGGATTCATCGAGGCGAACCTCGACGTTGTGGGCGTGCTCGACGGGCGCTTCGCGTATATCGGCCCGCATACCGTGCAGTTCGATCCGACGGACATGTGCCCGAACGACTGCATCGCGTGCTGGTGCCGCTCGCCGCTCCTGCTCGACAAGCTGATGCCGTGGGAGGAGCAGAAGCAGCGGCTCGACCTGTCGATCCTGGAGGATGTGCTCGACGACCTCGTCGCCACGGGAACGAAGGAGATCTACATCGCCGGCGGCGGCGAGCCGATGGCGTACCCGAAGATCCTCCAGCTTTGCGAATCGATCAAAAAGCGCGGGCTGATCTGCAACATCAACACGAGCTTCATCAACGTCACCAAGGACGTGGCGCACGAGCTGGCCCGCATGAAGGTCGACTACATGACCGTCAGCGTATGGGCCGGCACGCCGGAGACCTATGTCCTGACGCACCCGAGCAAGACCGAAGAGGCGTTCTGGGATCTCAAGGAGGCGCTGACGTACCTGAACGAGGTCAAGGACGTCGTTCCGTACATCAAGACCTACCACGTGCTGTCGAATCTGAACTTCCACGAGATGAAAAAGATGGTGGACTTCGCCATCGACACGCGGTCGGAGTCGATCGAGTGGACGCTCGTCGACACGATGCCCGACCGCACCGACTCGCTGCTGCTTTCCGCGGAGCAGTCGAAATGGCTTTACGAGGAGGCGCTTCGCATCAAGCAATGGATTGTCGGCGACGAAAAGGAGGCGCGCGTTCACCTGTTCATGTTCGATCAGTTCCTGAACCGCATCTCCGGCGATCACACGACGCGCGGGGAGCACGATCGCCTCGTGATCGACTCCATGCCGTGCACGGTCGGCTGGCAGTTCGCGCGCGTGCTCGCCAACGGCAACATCAATAGCTGTCTCAAGAGCCATCGCATTCCCACCGGATCGCTGTACCAAAAGCGGTTCATGGATATCTGGACGAACGAGAAGCAGGAGGAGTTCCGCGAGAAGACGAACGTCTACACCAAGGCGGACCCCTGGTTCTCCAATATCGGAAACGACCCGAACGCGAAATGCGGATGCTACAAGTCGTGCGACGATCTGGGCCGCATCAAGCATATGTACAACCGCGTTCGCGGCCTTTCGCGCACGCAGCTCGCCGTGCTCCGCGCGGCGCAAGTGTGGCTGCGCGCCACCGGCCAGTACATCGGGTCCGAAAAGATGCAGCCGCGGATCGAAAAGCGGCGGGCCGATGTCCGGGCACGTTTATCGGGATGA